From Drosophila nasuta strain 15112-1781.00 chromosome X, ASM2355853v1, whole genome shotgun sequence, one genomic window encodes:
- the LOC132796691 gene encoding uncharacterized protein LOC132796691 — MSKRSSTNSKNNSASTHSLSYLNPYFNDVRFLIAYKKAHASDSHEDVSTLASITRRDKFCKKCFLTDELCRYYAKRLKMPKEGVANLQSKNINVQPDGRKEKAEFKAEEGIEGGAEEYSSRREQKMDQREGKRQRRKRSIEVLKFNSIL; from the exons ATGTCAAAGCGTTCTTCTACC AATTCAAAGAACAATTCTGCATCAACGCATTCTTTATCGTATTTGAACCCATACTTCAACGATGTCAGATTTCTCATAGCCTACAAGAAGGCGCATGCCTCAGACAGTCATGAAGACGTCTCCACATTGGCATCGATCACTCGAAGGGACAAATTCTGCAAAAAGTGCTTCCTGACCGACGAATTGTGTCGCTACTATGCCAAAAGACTGAAGATGCCAAAGGAAGGAGTCGCCAATTTGCAGTCAAAGAATATAAATGTCCAGCCAGATGGGAGGAAGGAAAAGGCAGAGTTTAAAGCAGAGGAAGGCATAGAAGGAGGAGCAGAGGAATATAGTAGTAGAAGGGAGCAGAAAATGGATCAGAGGGAGGGAAAGAGGcagagaagaaaaagaagtaTAGAGGTATTAAAATTCAACTCCATTCTTTAA